The proteins below come from a single Danio aesculapii chromosome 25, fDanAes4.1, whole genome shotgun sequence genomic window:
- the si:ch73-330k17.3 gene encoding IGFBP domain-containing protein — protein sequence MRPCILLILWMIMAVEMEEQKILQSLHCPPCERIHCSPRRALKLQCQGGITTGICGCCPICAKLAGENCGGTWDYLGKCDEGLVCIHEEAADGKAEAELKGTCKSVLEVLKGDTCRPECTWEFCKANPNEICSARSVLLMEKRECGGQCQHTTCSSCLLLRPPSCSQSCSPTDHVCLHRFGRCVRGHLTEDKHPPICHHNLQNNSEGFFMCLAPACPSTAK from the exons ATGCGTCCATGCATCTTGCTCATCTTGTGGATGATAATGGCGGTGGAAATGGAGGAGCAGAAGATCCTCCAATCCCTGCATTGTCCTCCCTGTGAGCGCATCCACTGTTCCCCTCGTCGGGCGCTGAAGCTCCAGTGTCAGGGCGGCATCACCACTGGGATTTGTGGGTGCTGTCCGATCTGTGCTAAACTGGCAGGTGAAAACTGTGGAGGGACATGGGATTATCTGGGGAAGTGTGATGAAGGGCTGGTTTGCATTCATGAAGAAGCAGCAGATGGAAAAGCAGAGGCCGAACTCAAGGGAACCTGCAAATCAG TGCTTGAGGTTCTCAAAGGTGACACATGCAGACCTGAGTGCACATGGGAGTTCTGCAAGGCCAACCCCAATGAAATCTGTTCAGCAAG GTCTGTGCTGCTGATGGAGAAGCGTGAATGTGGAGGTCAATGCCAGCACACCACCTGCTCCAGCTGTTTGCTTCTCAGACCTCCGTCCTGTTCTCAGTCCTGTTCCCCGACAGACCACGTGTGTCTGCACCGCTTCGGCCGGTGTGTGCGCGGACACCTGACTGAAGACAAACATCCACCCATCTGCCACCACAACCTACAG AATAACTCTGAGGGATTCTTCATGTGTTTGGCTCCTGCCTGCCCATCTACAGCAAAATGA
- the parp16 gene encoding protein mono-ADP-ribosyltransferase PARP16, with translation MQPPLPTAAVRELVCSCLHRDPVAADLRCSLFVAAVQSYKHDSVLRPFPPRYLRGEIKDFEELQKDVDSLPNIRDLVRLGHGDGDHHMALVHWVLSSKNFAVKTLEKEEFARLSQLTQREGVSAPAPDFLFELQYCDLLNSKFERTRAGRDLIYAFHGSRLENFHSIIHNGLHCHLNKTSLFGEGTYLTSDLSMAILYSPHGNGWRESVLGPLISCVALCEIIDHPDVKCQVKKKDSESIDRQRLRARNSEGGEVPEKYFVVTNNELLRVKYLLVYSQRRYRSRHARGTSWLVRHHFAIMMGLYLLLLIFIGAFNSSAFQSFWHRMFR, from the exons ATGCAGCCGCCTCTCCCCACAGCGGCAGTCAGAGAGCTTGTTTGCTCCTGTCTGCATCGAGACCCCGTAGCGGCAGATCTGCGCTGCAGTCTCTTTGTGGCCGCCGTCCAGAGCTACAAACATGATTCTGTGCTCAGACCCTTCCCTCCTCGCTACCTGAGAGGAGAGATCAAGGACTTTGAAGAGCTG CAAAAAGATGTGGACAGTTTGCCAAACATAAGAGATTTGGTCCGCCTCGGTCATGGTGATGGAGATCATCATATGGCTCTTGTGCACTGGGTTCTGTCCTCCAAGAATTTCGCTGTGAAGACTCTGGAGAAAGAGGAG TTTGCCAGACTCAGCCAGCTGACTCAGAGAGAGGGGGTTTCTGCTCCAGCCCCAGACTTTCTCTTTGAGCTGCAGTACTGTGATTTGCTCAACTCCAAGTTTGAGCGGACGCGGGCCGGTCGAGACCTCATCTATGCATTCCACGGCAGCAGACTGGAGAACTTCCACTCCATCATACACAACGGATTACACTGCCATCTCAATAAG ACCTCACTGTTTGGGGAAGGCACCTACCTGACCAGTGACCTCAGCATGGCCATCCTTTACAGTCCTCATGGGAACGGGTGGAGGGAAAGCGTCCTCGGGCCTTTGATTAGCTGCGTTGCTTTGTGTGAAATCATTGATCATCCTGATGTGAAGTGTCAGGTGAAGAAGAAAG ACTCGGAGAGCATTGATCGCCAGCGTCTGAGGGCCAGGAACAGTGAAGGTGGTGAGGTGCCCGAGAAGTACTTTGTGGTGACCAACAATGAGCTCTTAAGAGTTAAATACCTGCTGGTTTATTCTCAGAGACGCTACAGATCCAG ACACGCTCGAGGGACGTCGTGGCTCGTCAGACATCATTTTGCCATCATGATGGGTCTGTATCTCCTTCTCCTCATATTCATCGGTGCCTTCAACTCGTCTGCTTTTCAGTCCTTCTGGCACAGAATGTTCCGGTAA